The Solenopsis invicta isolate M01_SB chromosome 12, UNIL_Sinv_3.0, whole genome shotgun sequence DNA window CTACATTCCCGATGGTGCGCTCGCCGCCTCCCTCCGACCGACGTGCGTACAATGTCACCAGAACAATAATTGCTATGCGCGATTACGCCAGTTGAAAACGACAATCGCGAGTCGGTGCACGTATACTTGAATGCGTATAAAAGCGCGCCACTCCGAGAGCACGAGCATCAATCGATCTTCGATCTTCGAGCTCTCCAAAGCTTTCTCGATCCTTTCTCAACACCCAGCAGACATGAAATACTTCGTGAGTAGAACAATCATATTTCTTTTCGTAATGTCGAGGCTGTGTGATAAAAACGCTAATGATTAACCAAAAAATTTTCGGGTaactctgaaaaaaaaagtgtttcaataaactaatTACTACGtgagtaactgatgatatttcatcagttaaTTAAATAGTAATCATCAATCTATTGAAACACTAttaattccttttctttcttttgcacAGTAACATTTTGCGATATTATTCGTTATAATTTTAGCATGGAAAATATCGaatcaagatattaaaaaaaaaacctcgtAATTACTTTGCATCCTCACAATCGATAACAAAGTAGAACAAGATATTTCCTTAATTTTCCGCTGTCctcaaatatcaataaaaaaatattagaactGTCACGATTCCAGGTCCCTTTTATCTTCGTGTCCTTTTAAAGAGCGCATCGCAAAAGCTTTCGAGTGCAGTGACACACCTTTAATACTTCTCTTTGACGTTCCACAGGCTATCGCCCTGTTCGCCCTGGTGGccgtcgcggccgtcgcggagGCGAAACCCACCGGGGAGGTGGAGTCCATCGAACCGGCGGCGCGGGCCGAGTCCACCTCGCCGGAAGCGGCCAGGAACAAGCGAGGGTTGCTGCTGAGCGCGGCGTACACGGCGCCGCTCGCTTACAGTGCATACACCGCGCCGGCCGTGGCGTACTCCGCATACAGCTACCCCTATGCGTACACGGCCTATTCGAGTTATCCCTATTACGCCGGCGCCTACAGCGCGCCCTATTACTTGGCCTAGATACGTGATCACACACGAGCCCGAGGGAACACGCCAAATTACCGGCCAGCCTCTCTGATtttgacgacgacgacaaccgCCGACCCAACCGGACACGAGGAGGGACACTCGCGACGTGATCACGTAAGACAGTTCATCGAACAAGTATCTCGAGCGGAATACATTCGCTGCGTCAAATGAATTCCGCTTTCGACGAGAGGAGTGTTCGGTTCGTTCACAAGTGTAATGGATTATCTATTATTCGCTCGGATTCGATTTTCTCGAGAGGGATTTTGTTCTACGGGGATACCTCACTGGAGTTGCGCCGGTTCTACGCGAAATTATTCAACAGTCAGGCAGGCACGCGAAATGACACTGGGCATGATAAAAATAGCCATTTGTATGCGCGATAAAGATTCTATGAAAAGACCGCAAATAAACAGGAAACGAGCCATATTAAGAACCAGGCCTTATTCGAGTGAGGTACCTTCACTTTCGTTGCCGATAATACCTCTTGCAGTTGTGTCCGTGGATCGTGTCATTCATTCGCTAAGGAAAATACTCGTACGTTTACATGATCTATTTCAGAAACACTTATTACactatcatatatatatatgcacacataTACAGCGTTTTACTCCTATCAAATAGGCTACgtatttacatgaaaatgaATGAAACGGACCGTATCCACCATCTGGATTTGTACAAAGAGAATTATTCTCGCAACGTGatacatatacgtattatattacatttcgtTGTGTAAactgtgaaaaaaaatcattgatcaAGCGTTGTCGGGAATGTCTCTTTGTACGCACAATGCATTATAGACCATATAATTCAGTGACTATATACCTCAATGATATAATCGAATGCAGTGTATTCGCCTATTTCGCTTAAATGCctgtacaaatttaaattttcacgaGAAGAATATCCGCAGCGTGATTCTGTACATTTCTTATTGcacaaaatattaacaaaaacaaaaaaaaaaatttgacgaaACGTTGCTAATTCTTCTTCACGCTTGTATCTTTCGTAAGATGTATGCTGTGTAAATCATGTAAGCCACTAAAAGCACAAATATATACGCACAATccagtaaaataatattttaaatgtctttttctctctcctattattttgtaaaatttatttgcaagacCGAGACGTCGTATTTTTTCGACAAACGTAGACCCGATACTCTCCCTCCGATACAAAAATCTGGGATAAGAGatgtgattaatattttatactcaaGGGTCTTGATATATTTTTAGCTTTATCCCTcttaagagaaattaatttccaGCCACTTTATACAAACAGAATTTTAAACCGGGCATACTTATAAAAGcggaaaatttaatgttaagtaGTTATTAAAGTTAGGCAAGCTGTGAAATTTCAAGGTGCGGAAGTAAGTATAAACGTCGAAAAAATATCTCGCTTGACCCAGATATCATGGAATGTTACTCTTATAGGCAGATAGAACTGTACCCTCGCCGACGACGAATGCATTTTTAAACCCACGCCTTTAGCAAGAGTTTAGAGGCACTTGCGAGAAGAATGGTGACGCAATGTGTCCCGGAAAATTCCTACGAGAGATCTCAAAAATGGAGTTTAATACCGTTTTACAAAGTACGAAAATATCTCAaactttttaacttatttaaatgATCTCATCTTTGttaagtataaaagatattcagTCATAAGTTTCCTGAACTTCTTATTActccatttttatcatttatcatttctctcgtattcaaaaattttgcaaatctaCAAGTTTCCTTACGTCTTACCATTTACCCATTACTTGattttcttgcatttttgcacattttatcatttttaaatatatgcttTAATgcgtttagtaaaaaaaaaaaaataaaaaaaaataaacatttctcaAATTAACCGACGACTGCGTTAATAGACATAAAAATGTATCGTaacttttttaatcaagtaaacaataaagtattttaaagaagCCAATTTTTTTAGCCGTAGCTAAATAATggaaatcttaaaatttaatagccTAAAAAGATATAGCCTTCTAGGCTATTAGGATATAGCTTTTTAggctattaaattttaagattggcttctttaaaatactttaccgtttactttattaaaaggatacattttttatgattattaatgcGGTCGGCGGTtgatttaagaaatgtttatttattattccgaCGCTAAAGCCTATTTAACTTAACGATGGAAAAGAATCTTCGATGAAATTGCTTCACAACGAATCAACGAATAACAAATAGTCACGACGCTCGGAAAATCTAAACGACTTCAGCGGAGGAGGGAGATCGACCGAAgcttttatttgataaaattgacGTGCGTTGTACAACGAATAAAATATATCGGTCGGAAGTGCACTCCGCAGCCTGTCAGGAAAACGAGGAAAAGGGCTTGCAACCACAGCCTGGATAACTCGAGCGTGGAAAAACTTTTAATTGCTTCGTTTAATTGCCACCGTTAACCGTCTCGCGTGGTAATTAAGTTGAGTCGCGCGACACGTCTGTCGTCGTCCCCGGTGCGCTAAATTATACCGGGATTATTTCGCGCGGCGAGAAATGAAGAATTCCAAGATTTCACGCCGGCCTTATCcacggaaaaaaataaattcaagatatTTCAAGAAGTTAGACGTTCCGATGTTTCATGTACTTTTGAATCTCTGCGAAATACATTACgcactaattaaaaaaaaaagtagtagaaagagatattttgaccgttgctgtatcaatacaaattgaacaagaatgccttctacggacttcgtgcttgtattgtttgtgtaattttatatactttcctcaagttcaatgaactgcgcgccgaattaattttcagtcattaaaaaaaaaattaattttaaatacgctACGTGTCACagataaattctattaatacagaataaaaaaaatagaagtgagaaataataaaaaattccattcaattaaaactgaaataaaattctgaaagaCATCCTGAGCAAAGTATGAATGAAATTGACATTATTCGCACGTATAATCTTCCAACTTTACCAGTTTATTTACAAAGTCAATTTAATTCGTTCTCATAAATTGATCAGTTGCATTCGCACCTCGCGGAAATGTCTAATCAAGcctgaaataaatcaaataagcGTCGAAATAATTTCATCGGGCGAATCTCGTTAAAATCCCAGTAACTGCATTCGCAAATACATTCGCCGCACTCGCAGTGAAATGTGAATTTCGCATGCAACGTGTCGCATATGTCAATGCAACTGCCAAAAagttcgtgtgtgtgtgtgtgtgtttcgaACGAATTTTCATGGCGATTGCCCCGTTGACCCTTCTATTTCCGGCCATGTTGCGAAGTGTTCATCAATACACGCGCATTTCTACGAACAAAACGATATCCGACATCGTTATTCAGCAAAAAATTTAGAACGGTCTCTTTTTAACTGGGGTCTTAATAAAACTCTTATCGAGCGCCAACGTCTTTCCGTAGTTTGATCGTAAAAGCTTCGGCATATTAAATATCTCAGAAGCCATCCCCCGCCAGAAATattctgttaaaattaaaattcaccTGACGTTAATCGAAGAGTAAGATTTTATTATCTACTTGCATTTCCGAGGCTTGCATTTCCGAGGCGACTTCAAGAATCCCTCGTCTTTCGATCAGAGCGCCGAGATGCTGTATAACGTCCCGCGACATTTTCGTTCGGCAAATATTATTTCAGGATTCGCGAGAGAATACCGCCACGTGCATCGAACGCGCCTATTTTATCGAACGCCTCGTATATGTATAGCCGGTGCAGGCAGCGAACGCACGCGCGTAATCCCGGGATTTGAAGCCCCGTACCGGCGCGGTTACCGAACCGAAACGGCCGGCGCATACTAATGGGCCCTCTCCCGAAACGTCGGGCACACGTCTCGCGTTGTCTCGCGCGGTCGTAGTTTCCAGTCTGGTAGCGGTATTAATTGCCGCACCATCGAGCCGCTAGAAAATTGGCTGGGAGTTTCCAATCGCGAAACGGCCGGCCGGCGACGCAACGACGCCGAGCGACGACGCTCCGTGCTTTGTCTCTTGTTGCAAAAGTAATCGATTTTAATTCTTACCTCCGCACCGCACAAGCCGCtatattgtgataaatattttaggTCTAGTAGGATTACTAAAAGGTTGGAAAGGAAAAATCGGATTGCTCGCGCGTTGGAAACAGACGCAATTTTACATTCTTTCTTGCGCTTAATTCTTTGACGGATAGTTCAATCGACTAGCTGTTTGCAGATCGCTACGCGAGATACGCGCGTGTATTCGCTTTTCGAATTTTTGCATGAAATATGGAGACCCGaaagaatctcttgatatatcGAAACGTTTTGAATATATAGCCGTTATATTTCCTACGAAATGGGGTGCATAAATCATCTTCCTTCTGTACCATACTACTAAATTTTCTCTCGAAAATGCGTTAATCTCGATATTTATCTGCCGTTAGTTATTTCACTTCATGAAAAGTCAGGGAAACTTCATTTCATACTTTCTTTATGTACacattttcgtaaaaaaaaaagaaaagaaaaaggcaaTGCCGTTTTAGGTATCTCTGCAAAAGACGCGATACATGCGGACCGGCAATGCAAGCAAAGTATGCAATATTCCGCGCAATATGCAATCCGTATAATCACCGCATTGGCAACTCATGTGCATAGAATGTCTCTGATATTGCGTACTttctctcgaaaaaaaaaaggcgCGTGTTCTTGCCAAAATATCAGTAGAATCTCGAGGTctcgaaaataaaaatcacatgTAAGCGAATTGTATGAGCTTTAATAACGCAAGTagacaatgaaaattttttaattccagataatattaataaaataatttgcagaaGCTTAATATAAAACGGAAAAAAGTTAAATAGGAATTTTTTGCATGGAAAAAGTCGTTTCAAGATTTCTACGGAATAAtctctgcaaaaaaaaaaaaaaacgtatgacCCGGCTGTCCGGGACACTCTGTATGTAGATGCAATATTACTAGATGATCACTCTCGCAATGGCTACACAGGCGATGTACCAACGTCCCCGGTCACATTTATCGAATTAATTTTCCAGAAAAGTACACGCGGGACGCCACTCGCCACTGTCACCCTTGCCTTCAGATCATTTATTAAACGTGACATTAAATGACGTGAACACGCCCTCTTAATGTCTATTCTGTGCTagacgtatttttatatttttaaattaattatcttttacaaACACGCTTTTCAATTCAAATTATGCACTAATTCCATTATACAGAGTGCCCTAAATTCGctttttattccttttcatttgtatgaattttaaaaccttttgtTTTACGAAAAATCAACAAAAGAGTTTATCACATTTAAgccttttaatattaattttaactggttaaattactttttcgtcttttatgaattattgtgagttatctaaattaaattaacataaaacatACGTGATGAACTAATAATTAGCATTAATAATTTTCGCCAAGTCGCACGAGCACACGCATACACATTTGCATCGATCGCTCTTCGCAGGGAAACAGtgtgttaataattaattaatttttttgcacgAATAATCAACTAATGACAAAGATTAGTACTCAACCATGAAATAATAATAGTGTGTTAAATATCTCAGCGAGTCTTTAATGTAAATTCGAAATCGTCCTTACGAGATACTAATAAATTCGTCgggtttttcttaattaaatacgAGTTCGCGGGAGAACAATATCCCTCGACTACGCTCGAGTTTTGCATTGCAAATCGCGACCACCGACAAATCTCGAGATCTgcataagtataaaaataacgagGGGCAACGGCGACCGGGCTCACATGAATGCCGAGATGCTCCGCGCGGAAAGGGGTCGATAATACTCACCCCAAAATTTAGATTCGCAAGGATAAACTCGCCCACATTTCCAACCCTTTACACAAGCTACTTCAACGTTAATTAAATCCCTGTAAAAGTGGAGTGCTCACTCGTCGCCGATATTTACTACAGTTTCATTTACTATCTGTGGCGATTAATGACTCTCGAAGCAACCTGCCCCTTCATGCAAAACTTATTCTAAAGAAAGGGAATTAATAAGAGATAGTACatctatcattttatatatgtacacactGACTGCATCAATGACGGGAGTTGTACATTTCCTAAATTCTCGATATAAATACTCTAAGGATTAGATGTTCGTAAGAATACTTTTAGAGTAATTTTTAGAATACatttacttatttgtaaaaaaaaaatagaaacagtttttcaaaacaaaatattttctgcgcAACGTTTTTTCCCCAATTATTGCTTTGATTTTAAGCAGAGACTTAACCAGAGCATTATCGATATATGAGAGAAGGTTATCGACACGGATTTATAAACAGTCGTAAAAGGGTAACACACGTTGCGGAAATAAAGCCCGCGGATACAATGAAATGCGGGTGCAATTATTTCTCGGCCATGAAGAGAATTACGGCCGCAACTGGCGCGCTGCATATTGCCAAAGGGACGGAAAGGGGTGAGGGAGCCGGCGAAAATATAACCGGCGTCCGATGGTAAAAAGGGGAGACGATCGCATCTCGTCCGATGAAGAGCCTGCTTAATTCTCGTGTAATAgaagaaattaattcttttactcGAAATGAAAAGCGACACCTCGAAATACACACGAGCGACGCTCGGAAGCATTcagtggaaaattaaaaatgtattaaatttaacggCATATCGATGCTTTGATCTCTGCGCATGtacatcaaaagaaaaaaaagcaacgAACAATACAATGTaatgtatatatacgtaaaaaaattggaataattTACATACATTGCAAAGTTTCATTTATGCTGCTTAATATCTTTACAGAAATATCATCTCAATACTTGCTTCGAATACTTCCTGCCGATATCGCTCGACTTTTCTcagaggttttttttttttctttcgagagACACACCTCGGAAGAACTCTTTGATCGCGCATAAATTACACAAATTCACCGAGAAGTTACTTTAAAGTTACACGTCTCTCGCTGAAGTTTCCTTTCACGGAGGGAGTCACGACACGGGTGCGAAAATGCGTGGAAATTTTTCCTAGTCAATTACGGGTCGACATCCGAAATAGGGCATCGCGCTCGCAACGGTGAAGTGACAGCTGTCGAAGTCGTCGTTGCGATTTAACCGTAATGGAACGTCTCTCTCGTCGAGAAGCGACGGGTAAAACCACCCCCGTCCCCCGCTACACGAGGCACGCTCTACGATTCTCGTGGAAAAAGTCCGCGTGATAATAGCAACCGAGCGATCGATTTTGTGACGGAAATAAGCGCGCGGCGCGGCTCGATACCGACGACGACGATTTAGCACGAATTTATTTTCGTACGGGGACGCAACGTCGATCGAATCAATAAGGAAGCACACGATGCGCGGAGGCCCCACGACCTATTCCGGATAGACGTGAACCAATTTCTGCGGGAGGCGCGAACTCGAACGGAAATAGAGGATACGGCTTGCTTAGTTAGCATCCCGACGAACTAATTAAAGAAGCCAGTAAAGTCCGTGAAAAACTGGCTTGTTTTTCAATTACCGTggcttaataattattaatttttctaagcggtaagaacaattttactgcagtatctgaaaatttaactagatatagatcaaaaaataattttacgttaaactgtcgaaataattatgtaaaatatttaagcaTGATGATACTGCTGGAAAAAactttgacattctagcaatcaacttaaacattcaatataaattaacgattcaacataattatttttattatagatatgtaCTTCAGCAagattgttctttccgtgtatactttgattgaaaaaaaaaaaatcaaattcataaaaaaaattgcgattaaaattgaTACAGTTTGTTAGACTTT harbors:
- the LOC105195966 gene encoding uncharacterized protein LOC105195966, coding for MRIKARHSESTSINRSSIFELSKAFSILSQHPADMKYFAIALFALVAVAAVAEAKPTGEVESIEPAARAESTSPEAARNKRGLLLSAAYTAPLAYSAYTAPAVAYSAYSYPYAYTAYSSYPYYAGAYSAPYYLA